DNA sequence from the bacterium genome:
AGCGGTTATTACTCTCCTCGCTCAAGGAGCGTTTCCCCAAGCTCCTGTTGCCCGACTGGAAGTCGTCGGTGCGGGATTACATCTTTATCCTGGTGGGCGCCGCCGTGGGGAGCTTCGGCCTCGTGGTGTTACTGGTCCCTTACCGCATCGCCCCGGGCGGCGTCGGCGGACTGGCCACCGTGCTGCACTTCCTCTGGCACGTGCCGGTGGGCTTGACGATGCTCGTGTTCAACGTCCCGCTGTTCCTCATCGGCCTGAAGTTCCTCGGCGGCAGCTTCGGCCTGCGCACCATCTTCGGCATCGTGCTCTACTCCATCTTCGCCGACCTCTATGGCGAGATTCTGCGCATCCCCATCCCCACCGACAACATCATCATGGCCCTGGTCTACGGGGCGGTGCTCCTGGGGGCCGGCCTCGGGCTGGTACTCCGGGGCGGGGGCTCCACCGGCGGAACCGACATCCCCGCCCGCATCCTCTCCCGCTACACCGGGCTCTCCACCGGCGTCAGCTTCCTCTTCTTCGACACGGCGATAATCGCCTTCGCCGGCGCGATTTTCGGCGAGATTGACCTCGTCCTCTACGGCTTCGTGGCCCTGGGCGTCTCGATCAAGGTGATAGACATCGTGCTGGACGGCTTCAGCTACGCCCGGGCGGCCATCATCGTCACCGACATCCCCGACATCGTGTACTACCAGATTATGGCGGGGCTCGACCGGGGGGCCACTCTCATGAAGGGCCGGGGCATGTACACCGACGTGGACAAGGACGTCATCTACTGCGTGATTGAGAAGCGGGAGGTGGAGCGGCTCAAGCGGATGGTGAGGGTGGCGGACCCGAAGGCCTTCGTGGTCATCACCGAAGTGCACGAGGTGATGGGCTACGGTTTCCGCCGCCGCGGCTCGGCGTAGGCTAAATTAGAACGGAGTGGAATTCGGAGCCCACACTTTTATGTGGCTCTTACCTTGACAGCTGATGAAAATTGGACTAAATTGCTTATATATACGTAGAGAGTTATGAAGACTAAACTTCTCACCTATGCCACCTTCCTTCTGTCGGTCTGCCTAGTCATCGGTGGCAGCGCGGCGGAAAAGCCATTGCGCATCCGGCCGATAGTCCACATAAACAACGACCTCTTCGATGATGAAGCACCGAC
Encoded proteins:
- a CDS encoding YitT family protein; this translates as RLLLSSLKERFPKLLLPDWKSSVRDYIFILVGAAVGSFGLVVLLVPYRIAPGGVGGLATVLHFLWHVPVGLTMLVFNVPLFLIGLKFLGGSFGLRTIFGIVLYSIFADLYGEILRIPIPTDNIIMALVYGAVLLGAGLGLVLRGGGSTGGTDIPARILSRYTGLSTGVSFLFFDTAIIAFAGAIFGEIDLVLYGFVALGVSIKVIDIVLDGFSYARAAIIVTDIPDIVYYQIMAGLDRGATLMKGRGMYTDVDKDVIYCVIEKREVERLKRMVRVADPKAFVVITEVHEVMGYGFRRRGSA